A genomic region of Bactrocera dorsalis isolate Fly_Bdor chromosome 3, ASM2337382v1, whole genome shotgun sequence contains the following coding sequences:
- the LOC105232182 gene encoding phosphoenolpyruvate carboxykinase [GTP] has product MLINNVFKLMSSSWKLLNTPKVLYLISPVGSRRALSVQYGNYGLLTADAKAYLNKCVHLCQPDRIHICDGSEDESKILQELMLTQGTITPLKKYNNCWLARTNPADVARVESKTFICTDRKEQAVPITPTSTVGALGNWISQADMERAVQERFPQSMRGRTMYVIPFSMGPVGSQLSKIGIELTDSPYVVESMKIMTRVGNQVLEKLQSKSDEFVKCLHSVGTPKDGIITVPSWPCDPERTIILHKPDSNEILSYGSGYGGNSLLGKKCFALRIGSTIAKREGWLAEHMLILGITNPKGKKIYIAAAFPSACGKTNLAMMTPTLPGYKVECVGDDIAWMKFDSEGVLRAINPENGFFGVAPGTSMSTNPIAMKTIFDNTIFTNVASTSDCGVYWEGMEETNINNVIVTDWMGKLWSNQSDKPAAHPNSRFCTPAVQCPIIDPSWEDPQGVPISAILFGGRRPKGVPLVYEARSWAHGVFIGAAMRSEATAAAEHKEKVIMHDPFAMRPFFGYNFGDYLEHWLSMEKRGRVPKVFHVNWFRKSTDGKFLWPGFGDNCRVLDWIFRRVHEDNCFVDSPIGYLPSEGGLNITGLQPTVNLNELFDVPIDFWQTEVNEIEKYFKMQVGEFLPKSISQQLNELKKRLNN; this is encoded by the coding sequence ctGGAAGCTATTAAATACACCAAAAGTGCTCTACTTAATTTCGCCAGTTGGCTCAAGACGTGCATTGTCTGTGCAGTATGGCAATTATGGTCTTCTCACAGCTGATGCCAAAGCTTACTTGAATAAATGTGTTCATTTATGTCAACCAGatcgcatacatatatgcgatgGAAGTGAAGATGAGAGCAAAATATTGCAAGAATTGATGCTGACGCAGGGGACCATAACTCCGCTTAAGAAATACAATAACTGCTGGCTTGCCCGAACTAATCCTGCAGACGTTGCTCGCGTTGAATCCAAAACGTTTATATGTACTGATCGCAAGGAACAAGCTGTACCAATCACTCCAACTTCTACCGTTGGCGCACTTGGTAACTGGATTTCGCAAGCTGATATGGAGCGGGCTGTTCAAGAGCGGTTTCCTCAGAGTATGAGAGGCCGAACAATGTATGTGATTCCATTTTCAATGGGCCCTGTGGGATCTCAGCTATCAAAGATTGGCATTGAACTTACCGATTCCCCTTATGTTGTAGAATCAATGAAGATTATGACTCGTGTTGGAAATCAAGTCCtagaaaaattacaaagcaaGAGTGATGAGTTTGTGAAATGTTTACATTCAGTGGGTACCCCGAAAGACGGAATAATTACTGTACCTTCTTGGCCATGTGATCCTGAACGTACAATCATTCTTCATAAGCCTGATTCCAACGAGATCTTATCTTATGGGTCTGGATATGGTGGTAATTCTTTACTAGGTAAAAAGTGCTTTGCATTGCGTATTGGTAGCACTATTGCGAAACGCGAAGGTTGGTTGGCCGAACATATGCTTATATTAGGTATCACAAATCCGAAGGGCAAAAAGATATATATCGCAGCTGCGTTTCCATCAGCTTGTGGCAAAACAAATCTAGCTATGATGACTCCAACACTGCCAGGTTACAAAGTGGAGTGTGTCGGTGATGATATAGCCTGGATGAAATTCGATAGCGAAGGTGTACTGCGAGCAATAAATCCCGAAAATGGCTTTTTTGGGGTTGCCCCAGGTACTTCCATGTCAACAAATCCTATTGCAATGAAGACCATTTTTGATAACACTATTTTTACAAATGTGGCATCTACTTCGGACTGTGGGGTTTACTGGGAGGGAATGGAAGAGACTAATATTAATAATGTTATAGTAACCGATTGGATGGGTAAGCTATGGTCTAATCAATCCGATAAACCAGCAGCGCATCCAAATTCTCGTTTTTGTACACCGGCTGTTCAGTGCCCCATTATTGATCCATCCTGGGAAGATCCACAAGGTGTACCCATAAGCGCAATTCTATTCGGTGGCCGTCGCCCAAAAGGTGTTCCACTAGTATACGAGGCCCGTAGCTGGGCACACGGTGTTTTCATAGGTGCAGCAATGCGCAGTGAAGCCACAGCAGCCGCCGAGCATAAAGAAAAAGTAATAATGCATGATCCATTTGCAATGCGTCCTTTCTTTGGTTATAACTTTGGGGATTACCTCGAGCACTGGCTGAGTATGGAAAAAAGAGGAAGAGTGCCGAAAGTTTTTCATGTTAACTGGTTTCGTAAAAGTAcagatggaaaatttttatggCCAGGTTTTGGTGATAACTGCCGTGTTTTGGACTGGATTTTTAGACGTGTGCATGAGGATAATTGCTTTGTAGACAGTCCTATTGGTTATTTGCCTAGCGAAGGTGGGCTGAATATAACAGGACTACAACCAACAGTCAACCTAAATGAACTTTTTGACGTACCTATTGACTTCTGGCAAACAGAAGtcaatgaaattgaaaagtaCTTTAAAATGCAAGTAGGTGAGTTTCTGCCAAAATCAATATCCCAGCAATTGAATGAATTAAAGAAGCGCTTAAATAATTGA